The Hymenobacter sp. 5317J-9 genome has a window encoding:
- a CDS encoding FAD-binding oxidoreductase has product MTDCDFLVVGHGIAGATLTYVLRQRGHRVLVYDPGQANSASNVAAGLMNPVAGKRFALSWRAAELLPFAATFYRELEQRYGQTFFHETPIFKLFNSLEEQNAVLARSADQPWGGFVAGLTTSDPHLPGVHAPFGGAWLQGGGHVAVRELLAALAAEGTRDGWLQPEAFDWSQLAPGEDGATYAGRVRARHVICCEGAAAVRNPYFGWLPLTPNQGDVLDVECAGLGSAQVLNRGAYVVPLGEGRFRVGATYRWPPFADGPTAVAREELAARLSVITDLPFAVLGQRAGVRPAVRDRRPLLGPHPTVPALSFCGGYGSKGVMLAPRLAVLLADSLEGHAEIWPDASLHRYNTLRPVGVI; this is encoded by the coding sequence ATGACGGACTGTGATTTTCTGGTGGTCGGCCACGGCATTGCGGGGGCCACGCTGACGTACGTGCTACGCCAGCGCGGACACCGCGTGCTCGTATACGACCCCGGCCAGGCTAACTCCGCCTCCAACGTGGCGGCCGGCCTCATGAACCCGGTGGCCGGCAAGCGCTTTGCCCTTTCCTGGCGCGCGGCCGAACTGCTGCCTTTTGCCGCCACGTTCTACCGCGAACTGGAGCAGCGCTACGGGCAGACTTTTTTCCACGAAACGCCGATTTTCAAGCTCTTCAACTCCCTCGAAGAGCAGAACGCCGTGCTGGCCCGCAGCGCCGACCAGCCCTGGGGCGGCTTCGTGGCCGGCCTCACCACCTCCGACCCGCACCTGCCGGGCGTGCATGCGCCCTTTGGCGGGGCCTGGCTGCAAGGCGGCGGGCACGTGGCCGTGCGCGAGCTGCTGGCCGCCCTGGCCGCCGAGGGCACCCGCGACGGCTGGCTGCAACCCGAAGCCTTTGATTGGAGCCAACTGGCCCCCGGCGAAGACGGCGCCACCTACGCCGGCCGGGTGCGGGCCCGCCACGTCATCTGCTGCGAGGGCGCGGCGGCCGTGCGCAACCCCTATTTTGGCTGGCTGCCGCTCACGCCCAACCAGGGCGACGTGCTGGATGTGGAATGTGCCGGCCTGGGCTCGGCCCAGGTGCTCAATCGCGGGGCCTACGTGGTGCCCTTGGGCGAGGGCCGCTTCCGGGTGGGCGCCACCTACCGCTGGCCGCCGTTTGCCGACGGGCCCACGGCCGTGGCGCGCGAAGAGCTGGCCGCCCGCCTGAGTGTCATCACCGACCTGCCGTTTGCGGTGCTGGGCCAGCGGGCAGGCGTGCGGCCCGCCGTGCGCGACCGGCGGCCGCTGCTGGGCCCCCACCCCACTGTGCCGGCGTTAAGCTTTTGCGGCGGCTATGGTTCCAAGGGCGTGATGCTGGCCCCGCGCTTGGCGGTGCTGCTGGCCGACAGCCTGGAAGGCCACGCCGAAATATGGCCTGATGCGAGCCTGCACCGCTACAACACGCTGCGGCCGGTTGGCGTAATTTGA
- a CDS encoding T9SS type A sorting domain-containing protein — MRNLLLPGLVLALSASSASAQYQTPGTGVRWTLAQLAAATGSNVVLTSPGVYAVNGNLRLSPTDTLTIGTNATLRVAAAALVTVDGVLLVNPRDSVKITAQASTAPFSGLTFSATSQGSRLRKTIVEYGGGIRILDNDLLLDSCVVRYQVARIGTTSTNSGAISPSGGAPRILNCRIYENARAGVQSPSNRNTSPVIQNCLFRHNDTENANTPQINLGIGGATPIIIERCLVIGGPYNMAGGVAVSNLLGTAGTTQVRIRQNRIANNRYGIALQGPGIQAVIVRNVIENNNINPNAQTGGSGINLVGNATLTGVASRNVLRGNLWGVTVLRTSSTSTNPGPSMSFGDASSTDSLNVGRNLLYNNGNGGQVYDFYLNMPDNMLAQNNDWGTNSLTVVESHVVHQVDQPALGLLNFQPIRQTVVLGTRSAAPPLAVSLYPSPVRDVLTVSLPASAPATLRLRDALGRVAYTATQTPANGLLAVPVAGLAPGLYVLEVTQQGQTATAKVPVGE; from the coding sequence ATGAGAAACCTGCTACTTCCCGGCCTGGTGCTGGCCCTTTCGGCATCCAGCGCCAGCGCGCAATACCAGACGCCCGGCACCGGCGTGCGCTGGACCCTGGCCCAACTGGCCGCCGCCACCGGCTCCAACGTGGTGCTGACCAGCCCCGGCGTGTACGCCGTGAACGGCAACCTGCGCCTGAGTCCCACCGACACGCTCACCATCGGCACCAACGCCACGCTGCGGGTGGCGGCGGCGGCCCTGGTCACCGTGGACGGTGTGCTGCTGGTGAACCCGCGCGACTCGGTGAAAATCACGGCTCAGGCCAGTACGGCCCCGTTCAGTGGCCTCACGTTTTCGGCCACCAGCCAGGGTTCGCGGCTGCGCAAAACCATTGTGGAGTACGGCGGCGGCATCCGCATTCTCGATAATGACCTGCTGCTCGACAGCTGCGTGGTGCGCTACCAAGTGGCGCGCATTGGCACCACCAGCACCAATAGCGGCGCCATCAGCCCCTCGGGCGGAGCACCGCGCATTCTCAATTGCCGCATTTATGAGAATGCCCGCGCCGGCGTTCAAAGCCCTTCCAACCGCAACACGTCGCCGGTGATTCAGAACTGCCTGTTCCGGCACAACGACACCGAAAACGCCAATACGCCGCAAATCAACCTGGGCATTGGCGGTGCCACGCCCATTATCATTGAGCGCTGCCTGGTTATCGGCGGGCCTTACAACATGGCCGGGGGCGTGGCGGTATCCAATCTGCTGGGCACGGCCGGCACCACGCAGGTGCGCATTCGTCAAAACCGCATCGCCAACAACCGCTACGGCATTGCGCTGCAGGGCCCAGGCATTCAGGCCGTCATCGTCCGCAACGTCATCGAAAACAACAACATCAACCCCAACGCGCAGACCGGCGGCAGCGGTATCAACCTGGTGGGCAACGCCACCCTCACCGGCGTGGCCAGCCGCAACGTGCTGCGCGGCAACCTCTGGGGCGTAACCGTGCTGCGGACTTCCAGCACGAGCACCAATCCCGGCCCCAGCATGAGCTTCGGCGATGCCAGCAGCACCGACAGCCTGAACGTGGGCCGCAACCTGCTCTACAACAACGGCAATGGCGGCCAGGTGTACGACTTCTACCTGAACATGCCCGATAACATGCTGGCCCAGAACAACGACTGGGGCACCAACTCGCTGACCGTGGTGGAGAGCCACGTGGTGCACCAGGTAGACCAACCGGCGCTGGGTTTGCTTAATTTTCAGCCCATCCGGCAAACCGTAGTGCTGGGCACCCGCTCTGCCGCCCCCCCCTTGGCGGTGAGCCTTTACCCCAGCCCCGTGCGCGACGTGCTGACCGTGAGCCTGCCCGCCAGCGCGCCCGCCACCCTGCGGCTGCGCGACGCGCTGGGCCGCGTGGCCTACACTGCCACCCAAACGCCCGCCAACGGCCTTTTGGCCGTGCCCGTGGCCGGCCTCGCGCCGGGCCTCTACGTACTGGAAGTGACCCAGCAAGGCCAAACCGCCACGGCAAAAGTGCCGGTGGGGGAATAA